One Malania oleifera isolate guangnan ecotype guangnan chromosome 9, ASM2987363v1, whole genome shotgun sequence DNA segment encodes these proteins:
- the LOC131163497 gene encoding uncharacterized protein LOC131163497 — MARWQMLLTKYDITYVKRKPIKGSAIAEYLADRAVNHYQPMEFDFQDQDIDSINQEEEDNVGWMMLFDGVTNVWGHGIGAVLISPDGKYYPVTTKLTFPCTNNVTEYKACVLGLQAAIDRGIKELTVKGDLALVIHQSTGEWETRDSKLIPYQEYIQEMMLEFDTISFSHLPRESNLIPDALATLAALFKVEPEIEIEPIRIRLHREPAYCIMTEEADGKPWFHDIKTYIQGKEYPIGASNNDRKTIRRASYGILLRWRNIV, encoded by the coding sequence ATGGCTCGTTGGCAGATGTTGTTGACTAAATATGATATTACATATGTGAAGAGGAAACCCATCAAGGGGAGCGCTATAGCAGAGTATTTGGCTGATAGAGCCGTTAATCATTACCAACCTATGGAGTTTGACTTCCAggatcaagatattgattcaaTAAATCAAGAAGAGGAAGATAATGTTGGGTGGATGATGCTGTTTGATGGGGTGACCAATGTATGGGGGCATGGAATAGGGGCTGTACTTATATCACCAGACGGTAAATACTACCCAGTCACAACCAAACTCACCTTTCCGTGTACCAATAATGTAACTGAGTATAAAGCATGCGTATTGGGCTTACAAGCAGCTATTGACCGAGGCATTAAAGAATTAACCGTAAAAGGAGATTTAGCTTTGGTAATTCATCAGTCGACTGGAGAGTGGGAAACCCGGGATTCCAAGTTAATACCGTATCAGGAGTACATTCAGGAAATGATGCTGGAATTTGATACTATCAGTTTTTCACATTTACCAAGAGAAAGTAATTTAATCCCTGATGCACTAGCAACATTGGCGGCTTTATTTAAGGTTGAGCCCGAAATTGAGATTGAACCCATTCGAATAAGGTTGCATAGGGAGCCAGCATATTGTATAATGACGGAAGAAGCTGATGGAAAGCCATGGTTTcatgatatcaaaacatacattcaaGGGAAGGAGTACCCCATAGGAGCCTCCAATAATGATCGGAAGACAATTAGGAGGGCTAGCTATGGGATTCTTCTTAGATGGAGAAATATTGTATAA